A window from Littorina saxatilis isolate snail1 linkage group LG9, US_GU_Lsax_2.0, whole genome shotgun sequence encodes these proteins:
- the LOC138975508 gene encoding zinc finger matrin-type protein 5-like produces the protein MGKRYYCDFCEKAFADNAASKKNHFNGAHHHRMRKAHYDNFRDPASILSAEMAKKPCRKFLQTGNCEFGNGCRFSHLTEGRRRELEQQCQQNKEKNQNSGASGPAVVMGELDDWLTKHSQREVKGEDSGEPAAKRRKTFPDYSLPPHLVGIPNLPPSLLPPTRDDFVNLPLLEWG, from the exons ATGGGTAAACGGTATTACTGCGATTTTTGCGAGAAAGCATTCGCTGACAACGCAGCAAGTAAGAAGAACCATTTCAATGGAGCACATCACCACAGAATGAGAAAGGCGCATTACGATAATTTCAGAG ATCCAGCCTCTATTCTGTCAGCAGAGATGGCAAAGAAACCATGCCGCAAGTTTTTACAGACAG GTAATTGTGAGTTTGGAAATGGCTGTCGCTTTTCACATTTGACAgaagggaggaggagagagttGGAACAACAAT GCCAGCAGAACAAAGAGAAGAATCAGAACTCTGGCGCTTCAGGCCCAGCAGTGGTTATGGGAGAGCTGGACGACTGGCTGACCAAACATTCCCAGCGTGAGGTAAAGGGGGAGGACAGTGGGGAGCCCGCCGCCAAGCGAAGAAAGACGTTCCCCGACTACAGCTTGCCGCCCCATCTTGTCGGCATTCCCAACCTACCTCCATCCTTGTTGCCGCCTACCAGAGACGATTTTGTGAATTTACCTTTGTTGGAGTGGGGATAA